The proteins below are encoded in one region of Drosophila santomea strain STO CAGO 1482 chromosome 3R, Prin_Dsan_1.1, whole genome shotgun sequence:
- the LOC120453393 gene encoding glutamyl aminopeptidase, with the protein MFLSGYWLQVVLCWAVVAFATATVVVAVQKAQLERDLRDVQDKIDVFEEWNGESRTRMKREDTIDYRLPTNLVPTHYNLYWHPDLETGNFTGQQTISIKVVEATNQIILHSYLLDITSVYVLNREVEKFELEEDRQFLIITLTEDLPVDATITLGIIFGGQMKDKLVGLYSSTYLNEAGATRTISTTKFEPTYARQAFPCFDEPAMKATFAITVVHPSGSYHAVSNMQQTESNYLGDYTEAIFETSVSMSTYLVCIIVSDFASQTTTVKANGIGEDFSMQAYATSHQINKVEFALEFGQAVTEYYIQYYKVPYPLTKLDMAAIPDFASGAMEHWGLVTYRETALLYDPSYSSTANKQSIAGTLAHEIAHQWFGNLVTMKWWNDLWLNEGFARFMQYKGVNAVHPDWGMIEQFQIVALQPVLLYDAKLSSHPIVQKVESPDEITAIFDTISYEKGGSVIRMLETLVGAEKFEEAVTNYLVKHQFNNTVTDDFLTEVEAVVTDLDIKKLMLTWTEQMGYPVLNVSKVGDGSFKVTQQRFLSNPASYEEAPSDSTYGYKWSVPISWFADDGSSNSFIYDYDVDSVGIAVSNEVQWIKLNVNQTGYYRVNYDEDLWDLLIKQLTTSPARFEIADRAHLLNDGFALADASQLSYRIPLEMTAYLAQERDFVPWYVASNKLRSLHRSLMFSEGYVSYLTYARSLIAGVYEEVGWTVDADDHLKNRLRVSILSAACALGVPDCLQQASERFNAFLQNPSSRPSPDLREIVYYYGMQQSTSQSSWEQLFQLFVAETDASEKLKLMYGLSGVRNSQYLFNFLVLASSDESIVRSQDYFTCVQYIAANPVGEPVVWEFYREQWPQLTARFGLNNRNFGRLIAQITANFASSVKLEEVQHFFSKYPESGAGANSRLEAVETIKYNIEWLSRNEADISDWLSGTASPLTKKNQL; encoded by the exons ATGTTCCTCAGTGGCTATTGGTTGCAGGTGGTGCTCTGCTGGGCGGTGGTGGCCTTTGCCACGGCCAcagtggtggtggcggtgcaGAAGGCTCAGCTGGAAAGGGACCTTCGCGATGTGCAGGACAAGATCGATGTGTTCGAGGAGTGGAACGGGGAGAGCCGCACTCGCATGAAGCGTGAGGACACG ATTGATTATCGCCTGCCCACGAACCTGGTGCCCACGCACTACAACCTCTACTGGCACCCGGATCTGGAAACAGGCAACTTTACCGGTCAGCAGACGATTAGTATCAAGGTGGTGGAGGCCACGAACCAGATTATTCTCCACTCCTATCTCCTGGATATCACAAGTGTCTATGTGCTGAACAGAGAAGTGGAAAAGTTCGAGCTGGAGGAGGATCGTCAGTTCCTGATTATAACGTTGACGGAAGACCTGCCGGTGGATGCCACTATTACCCTGGGAATCATTTTCGGGGGTCAGATGAAGGACAAGCTCGTGGGTCTCTACAGCAGCACATATCTGAATGAGGCAGGAGCTACCAG AACCATTTCAACGACAAAATTCGAACCCACCTACGCGCGCCAGGCTTTCCCATGCTTCGATGAGCCCGCCATGAAGGCCACATTCGCCATCACGGTGGTTCATCCATCGGGATCTTACCACGCCGTTTCCAACATGCAGCAAACG GAATCCAATTACTTGGGAGACTATACTGAGGCCATCTTCGAGACGAGTGTGTCGATGAGCACCTACCTGGTGTGCATCATTGTGTCAGACTTCGCTTCCCAGACCACCACGGTAAAAGCCAACGGAATTGGCGAGGACTTCTCCATGCAGGCCTATGCCACCTCGCATCAGATCAACAAGGTCGAGTTTGCTCTGGAGTTCGGACAAGCTGTCACGGAGTACTATATTCAGTACTATAAGGTGCCCTATCCGCTAACCAAACTGGACATGGCCGCCATTCCCGACTTCGCCTCGGGGGCCATGGAGCACTGGGGATTGGTCACTTACAGGGAGACTGCTCTGCTGTACGATCCCAGTTACAGCTCCACGGCGAACAAGCAATCGATAGCCGGAACTCTGGCCCATGAGATTGCACATCAGTGGTTCGGAAACCTGGTCACCATGAAGTGGTGGAACGATCTGTGGCTGAACGAGGGATTCGCCCGCTTTATGCAGTACAAGGGAGTCAACGCCGTACACCCGGACTGGGGAATG ATAGAGCAATTCCAAATCGTTGCCCTGCAACCCGTGTTGCTATACGATGCCAAGCTATCCTCCCATCCAATTGTCCAGAAGGTAGAAAGCCCCGATGAAATTACGGCCATATTCGACACCATCAGTTACGAAAAGGGAGGATCCGTGATCCGCATGCTGGAGACTCTTGTGGGCGCCGAAAAGTTTGAGGAGGCGGTGACCAATTACCTGGTGAAGCATCAGTTCAATAACACGGTCACCGATGATTTCCTCACCGAAGTTGAAGCTGTGGTAACTGACTTGGATATCAAGAAACTGATGCTCACCTGGACCGAACAGATGGGCTATCCGGTGTTGAATGTTTCGAAGGTGGGAGATGGTAGCTTCAAGGTTACCCAGCAGCGATTCCTCTCCAATCCAGCCAGTTACGAGGAGGCTCCTTCAGATAGCACCTACGGATACAAGTGGAGTGTTCCGATTTCCTGGTTTGCTGATGATGGTTCATCGAACAGCTTCATTTACGACTACGATGTTGACTCTGTGGGAATTGCGGTGTCCAACGAGGTGCAGTGGATCAAGTTGAATGTCAACCAAACTGGCTACTATCGGGTCAACTACGACGAGGACCTGTGGGACCTGCTCATCAAGCAGTTAACCACCAGTCCCGCTCGTTTCGAAATCGCCGATCGTGCTCATCTCTTGAACGATGGCTTCGCTCTGGCGGATGCCAGCCAACTATCCTACAGAATTCCCCTGGAGATGACCGCTTATTTGGCCCAGGAGCGCGACTTCGTGCCCTGGTATGTGGCCTCTAATAAGCTCAGGTCGCTGCATCGCAGTCTCATGTTCAGCGAGGGATATGTCTCGTACCTCACCTATGCCAGAAGTCTGATCGCCGGTGTATATGAGGAGGTTGGATGGACTGTGGACGCAGACGATCACCTGAAGAA CCGCCTGCGGGTTTCCATTTTGAGTGCCGCCTGTGCCCTGGGTGTTCCAGATTGTCTGCAGCAGGCTTCCGAGCGCTTCAACGCCTTCCTCCAAAATCCGAGCAGCCGACCTTCCCCCGATCTTCGCGAGATCGTCTACTACTACGGCATGCAGCAGTCCACCAGCCAATCGAGCTGGGAGCAGTTGTTCCAACTCTTTGTGGCCGAAACCGATGCCAGCGAGAAGCTGAAGCTGATGTACGGATTGTCTGGTGTTCGGAACAGCCAGTACCTGTTCAACTTCCTGGTTCTGGCCTCTAGCGATGAGAGCATCGTCCGCTCCCAGGACTATTTCACCTGTGTGCAGTACATAGCCGCCAATCCTGTGGGTGAACCTGTGGTCTGGGAATTCTACCGTGAGCAGTGGCCCCAGCTCACCGCCCGTTTTGGCCTGAACAACCGCAACTTTGGTAGACTTATCGCCCAGATCACGGCCAACTTTGCCAGCTCCGTGAAACTGGAGGAGGTTCAGCACTTCTTCTCTAAGTACCCCGAATCGGGAGCTGGAGCTAACTCCCGGTTGGAGGCCGTGGAAACCATCAAGTACAATATCGAATGGCTTTCCAGAAACGAAGCGGACATCAGCGACTGGCTAAGTGGAACGGCCTCGCCGCTGACCAAGAAAAACCAATtgtaa
- the LOC120453396 gene encoding uncharacterized protein LOC120453396: MGLTKNRIKDWITAERVAIFFGLLSTCLIVALVIVVVHRDNLWLQLDEAKRMLDVLEEYIQSHLLTTIPERNS; the protein is encoded by the exons ATGGGACTCACAAAGAACAGGATTAAGG actGGATCACCGCTGAACGCGTGGCTATATTCTTTGGTCTATTGTCAACCTGCTTGATCGTTGCCCTCGTAATTGTGGTGGTCCACAGGGATAATTTGTGGCTGCAGTTGGACGAAGCCAAAAGGATGTTGGATGTCCTGGAGGAATATATTCAAAGTCACCTGCTGACTACTATTCCGGAAAGAAATTCATAA
- the LOC120453392 gene encoding glutamyl aminopeptidase, with translation MIVTAKLVAIGLGLALTAFTVSTIVLAVQKANLKSDLRDAQEKLDLLEAGYTSTAAPTTASTSGSEPTSEPGSTVSPGSTASTESTASPGSTQSPGSTASTSEPSTTESPGEKIDYRLPGTLKPTHYDLYLFPNIETGEFSGQETITITVVEATDKIVLHSLNLNISSVSIMNTGSDTLEILETTVDTVKEFLIFQLNEPLTTGREVRLHIGFEGSMANKIVGLYSSSYVKDDETRKWIATSKFEPTYARQAFPCFDEPALKAEFTITLVHPSGDDYHALSNMNVDSSVNQGAFQEVTFAKSVPMSTYLACFIVSDFTAKNVEIDTKGIGENFPMSVYATPEQIDKTDLAVTIGKGVIEYYIDYFQIAYPLPKLDMAAIPDFVSGAMEHWGLVTYRETSLLYDEATSSATNKQRIASVIAHEFAHMWFGNLVTMNWWNDLWLNEGFASFIEYLGVDAVYPEWQMRDQFIVSTLHGVLTLDATLGSHPIIQTVENPDQITEIFDTITYSKGSSLVRMLEDFLGETTFRQAVTNYLNEYKYSTAETGNFFTEIDKLELGYNVTEIMLTWTVQMGLPVVTIEKISDTEYKLTQKRFLSNPNDYDADHEPSEFNYRWSIPITYFTSSDSAVQRLWFYHDRSEITVTVPAAVQWIKFNADQVGYYRFNYNTDLWNSLADQLVVQPSAFRSVDRAHLLNDAFALADSTQLPYATAFELTRYLDKETDYVPWSVAASRLTALKRTLYYTSTYAKYKKYATALIEPIYTALTWTVGTDHLDNRLRVTALSAACSLDLESCLSEAGEQFNTWLAKPEDRPKADVRETVYYYGIQSVGNQEDWDAVWELFVNESDASEKSKLMYGLSAIQIPWILQRYIDLAWNEDYVRGQDYFTCLTYISANPVGEPLVWDYVRENWQRLVDRFGLNERYLGNLIPSITARFSTQTKLEEMEQFFAKYPEAGAGTAARVRALETVKNNIVWLAENLEDVDAWLDKQSL, from the exons ATGATAGTCACCGCGAAGTTGGTAGCCATTGGGCTGGGCCTCGCGCTCACGGCCTTCACCGTATCGACCATTGTCCTGGCCGTCCAGAAGGCGAATCTTAAGAGTGATTTGCGCGATGCCCAGGAGAAGTTAGACCTCCTGGAGGCGGGGTATACGAGCACAGCTGCTCCGACAACGGCAAGCACCAGTGGCTCGGAGCCCACATCTGAACCTGGCAGCACAGTTTCTCCAGGAAGCACAGCTTCGACGGAAAGCACAGCCTCTCCAGGAAGCACTCAGTCACCAGGTTCCACCGCTTCAACAAGTGAACCCAGCACCACTGAATCCCCCGGAGAGAAGATCGACTACCGATTGCCCGGAACTCTAAAGCCCACCCATTATGATCTCTATTTGTTTCCCAACATCGAAACTGGTGAATTCAGTGGACAGGAGACGATTACAATTACAGTTGTGGAGGCAACCGACAAGATAGTCTTGCACTCTCTCAACCTAAATATTTCGAGTGTATCCATAATGAACACGGGCAGTGATACTTTGGAGATTCTCGAAACAACCGTGGATACTGTGAAGGAATTTTTGATATTTCAGCTAAACGAACCACTGACAACAGGCAGGGAAGTGAGGCTGCATATTGGATTCGAGGGATCGATGGCCAACAAGATTGTGGGACTGTACAGTTCGTCGTATGTGAAGGACGATGAGACCCGCAAGTGGATAGCCACCTCCAAGTTCGAGCCCACTTATGCCCGCCAGGCTTTTCCCTGCTTTGATGAGCCAGCATTGAAGGCCGAGTTCACCATTACCCTGGTGCATCCCTCTGGGGACGATTACCATGCCCTGTCCAACATGAACGTGGACTCGAGTGTCAACCAGGGAGCCTTCCAGGAGGTCACGTTTGCCAAAAGTGTTCCCATGAGCACCTACCTGGCCTGCTTCATTGTCTCCGACTTCACCGCCAAGAACGTCGAAATCGACACCAAGGGCATTGGAGAAAACTTCCCCATGAGCGTCTACGCCACTCCGGAGCAAATCGACAAAACGGATCTTGCTGTGACCATCGGCAAGGGAGTCATCGAGTACTACATCGACTACTTCCAAATCGCCTATCCGCTGCCCAAACTTGATATGGCTGCCATCCCCGACTTCGTCTCCGGTGCCATGGAGCACTGGGGATTGGTCACCTACAGGGAAACATCGCTTTTGTACGACGAAGCCACGAGTTCCGCCACCAACAAGCAGCGCATTGCCAGCGTGATTGCCCACGAATTCGCCCACATGTGGTTTGGAAACTTGG TCACCATGAACTGGTGGAACGATCTCTGGCTAAACGAGGGCTTTGCTAGCTTCATTGAGTACTTGGGCGTGGATGCCGTCTATCCAGAGTGGCAAATG CGTGATCAATTCATCGTGAGCACTTTGCACGGCGTACTCACCTTGGATGCAACGCTCGGCTCCCACCCGATCATCCAGACCGTGGAGAATCCCGACCAGATCACGGAGATCTTTGACACCATTACGTACTCCAAGGGTTCCTCGCTTGTGCGAATGCTGGAGGATTTCCTCGGGGAGACTACCTTCCGCCAGGCGGTTaccaattatttaaatgagtACAAGTACTCCACGGCAGAAACGGGTAACTTCTTTACAGAGATCGACAAACTGGAACTGGGCTACAATGTCACAGAGATTATGCTAACATGGACGGTGCAG ATGGGTCTGCCAGTGGTCACGATCGAAAAGATCTCTGACACGGAATACAAATTGACGCAGAAGCGTTTCTTGTCCAATCCGAACGACTATGACGCCGATCACGAGCCCTCGGAATTCAA CTACCGTTGGTCGATCCCCATCACATATTTTACCAGTTCGGATTCGGCGGTGCAGCGCCTGTGGTTTTATCATGACCGGAGCGAAA TCACTGTAACCGTTCCCGCTGCCGTCCAATGGATTAAGTTCAACGCCGACCAGGTCGGCTATTATCGCTTTAACTACAATACCGATCTGTGGAATAGTCTGGCCGACCAGTTGGTGGTGCAACCAAGTGCATTCCGCTCGGTGGATCGCGCTCATCTCCTCAACGATGCGTTTGCCCTGGCAGATTCCACTCAGTTGCCCTATGCGACGGCCTTCGAGTTGACCAGATACTTGGACAAGGAGACCGATTATGTTCCTTGGAGTGTTGCTGCATCCCGTTTGACTGCGCTGAAGCGAACCCTCTACTACACCAGCACCTACGCCAAGTACAAGAAGTACGCCACAGCTTTGATTGAGCCCATCTATACTGCACTCACCTGGACAGTCGGCACGGATCACTTGGATAA TCGCCTTCGCGTCACCGCTTTAAGTGCCGCCTGTTCCTTGGACCTGGAATCCTGTCTCTCTGAAGCCGGAGAGCAGTTCAATACATGGCTGGCCAAGCCAGAGGATCGTCCAAAGGCCGATGTCCGTGAGACTGTCTACTACTATGGCATACAGTCCGTTGGAAACCAGGAGGATTGGGATGCAGTGTGGGAGCTGTTCGTCAACGAATCGGATGCCAGCGAGAAGTCCAAGCTGATGTATGGCCTGTCCGCCATTCAGATTCCCTGGATATTGCAGCGCTACATTGATCTGGCCTGGAACGAGGATTACGTGCGGGGTCAGGACTACTTCACCTGCCTTACCTATATCTCCGCGAATCCCGTTGGTGAGCCCCTGGTGTGGGACTATGTACGGGAGAACTGGCAGCGACTTGTGGACCGATTTGGACTTAACGAGCGCTATTTGGGCAACTTGATTCCCTCCATCACTGCCCGCTTTAGCACCCAAACCAAGCTGGAGGAGATGGAACAGTTCTTTGCCAAATATCCGGAGGCTGGCGCCGGCACAGCCGCACGGGTGAGGGCTCTGGAGACGGTCAAGAACAACATTGTTTGGCTGGCCGAGAACCTGGAGGATGTGGACGCCTGGCTGGACAAGCAGTCACTGTAA